Proteins from a single region of Noviherbaspirillum saxi:
- a CDS encoding alpha-hydroxy acid oxidase — protein sequence MTAVTASRELSSTSHSAPSSTVVPPSLRPLRCLDDFEQAARLRLPRPVFGYLSEAAETKRSLRDNRECFDDFGFVPRVMIDVSKRSMATTLLGHEYAAPFGMAPMGISALYAYRGDLVLARAAARANIPMIMSSSSLIRLEDVASEKLGAWFQAYLPGDAEDITALIERVAKAGFTTLVLTVDTPVTPNAENFARNGFSSPLRPSMRLVWEGVSHPRWLFGTFLRTIARHGVPHFENNYAKRGAPILSSSVTRDFADRGHLNWEHFALLRNLWTGKIIVKGILHEHDARIARDMGADGIIVSNHGGRQLDGAVAPLRVLPEIVKACPDIPVMLDGGIRRGTDVLKALALGAKFVFVGRPFGFALAVGGAQGVTHALNLLAQEVSRNMAMLGITRLEELNADMHLFRNQ from the coding sequence ATGACCGCTGTGACTGCATCCCGGGAATTATCTTCCACGTCGCATTCCGCGCCGAGTTCAACCGTTGTGCCGCCGAGCTTGCGACCGCTGCGCTGCCTTGACGATTTCGAGCAGGCGGCGCGACTGCGCCTGCCGCGCCCGGTGTTCGGCTACCTGTCGGAAGCGGCGGAGACAAAGCGGTCGCTGCGCGACAATCGCGAATGCTTCGACGACTTCGGTTTCGTGCCAAGGGTCATGATCGATGTGTCCAAGCGCTCGATGGCAACGACCTTGCTCGGACACGAATATGCGGCGCCCTTTGGCATGGCGCCCATGGGAATCAGCGCCCTGTATGCCTATCGCGGTGACCTTGTTCTCGCGCGCGCTGCGGCAAGGGCCAATATTCCGATGATCATGAGCAGTTCTTCGCTGATCCGGCTGGAAGACGTCGCCAGCGAAAAGCTGGGCGCGTGGTTTCAGGCTTATCTGCCTGGAGATGCGGAAGACATTACCGCGCTCATCGAGCGGGTCGCCAAGGCCGGATTCACTACTTTGGTTCTGACCGTCGACACGCCGGTGACCCCAAACGCAGAAAACTTTGCCCGCAACGGCTTTTCCTCTCCCTTGCGTCCCAGCATGCGCCTGGTCTGGGAAGGCGTCTCCCATCCAAGATGGCTGTTCGGCACTTTTCTCCGGACAATCGCACGCCACGGCGTGCCGCACTTTGAAAATAATTACGCAAAGCGCGGCGCTCCGATCCTGTCTTCGTCGGTGACGCGGGACTTCGCCGATCGCGGGCATCTGAACTGGGAGCATTTTGCACTGCTTCGGAACCTGTGGACCGGCAAGATCATTGTCAAGGGCATCCTTCACGAACACGATGCGCGCATCGCCCGCGACATGGGAGCGGACGGCATCATCGTATCGAACCATGGCGGGCGCCAGCTCGACGGCGCGGTGGCGCCGCTTCGCGTCCTGCCGGAAATCGTAAAGGCTTGCCCGGACATCCCGGTAATGCTGGACGGCGGAATCCGGAGGGGCACCGATGTGCTCAAGGCGTTGGCCCTGGGGGCGAAATTTGTCTTTGTCGGCAGGCCGTTCGGTTTCGCACTGGCGGTCGGCGGCGCGCAAGGTGTGACCCATGCGCTGAACCTGTTGGCACAGGAAGTCTCGCGCAACATGGCGATGCTGGGCATCACCAGGCTTGAAGAACTTAATGCAGACATGCATCTGTTTCGGAACCAATAG
- a CDS encoding TAXI family TRAP transporter solute-binding subunit, translated as MFRQILRASFAVAAFCLAAASSAQNISVATGGTGGVYYPMGGGLASVLSKYVPGMQATAEVTGGSVDNLKLIGTGKPYVGFSMSDAAQDAFKGEDKFKSGKVPVRTLAVLYPNRMHLVTIEGRGVNKLSDLKGKHISTGSPGSATEVMAFRILEAAGLDKDKDVKRERLSVAESVNAIKDNKIDAFFWVGGLPTAAVTDLANTPGTKMKMIDHSEVVTAMNKKYGDLYIEDTIPKTAYKGMEADNKQATVMNILVANANMDDKTAYNIVKTIFEKRDELIAVHKEAENFKLDNQKTANSPVPFHPGAVKYFTEKGLKFN; from the coding sequence ATGTTCCGTCAAATCTTACGCGCCTCTTTTGCAGTCGCCGCCTTCTGCCTTGCAGCCGCATCCTCAGCCCAGAATATTTCGGTTGCCACCGGCGGCACCGGCGGTGTCTATTATCCGATGGGCGGTGGATTGGCTTCGGTCTTGTCGAAGTACGTTCCTGGTATGCAGGCAACTGCGGAAGTTACCGGCGGCTCGGTCGACAATCTGAAGCTGATCGGCACCGGCAAGCCTTATGTCGGCTTTTCCATGTCGGACGCAGCGCAGGATGCCTTCAAGGGCGAAGACAAGTTCAAGTCCGGCAAGGTGCCGGTGCGTACGCTGGCAGTGCTGTATCCGAACCGCATGCATCTGGTGACGATCGAGGGCCGCGGCGTCAACAAATTGTCTGACCTCAAGGGCAAGCATATCTCGACCGGATCGCCGGGTAGCGCAACCGAGGTCATGGCCTTCCGCATTCTTGAAGCCGCCGGCCTCGACAAGGATAAGGACGTCAAGCGTGAACGCCTGTCGGTGGCGGAATCGGTCAATGCAATCAAGGACAACAAGATTGATGCATTCTTCTGGGTCGGCGGCTTGCCGACCGCGGCTGTGACCGACCTCGCCAACACGCCCGGCACCAAGATGAAGATGATCGACCATTCCGAAGTGGTCACCGCGATGAACAAGAAATACGGCGATCTTTACATCGAGGACACCATTCCGAAGACAGCGTACAAGGGTATGGAAGCCGACAACAAGCAGGCCACGGTGATGAACATTCTGGTCGCCAATGCCAACATGGATGACAAGACCGCATACAACATCGTCAAGACCATCTTCGAGAAGCGCGACGAGCTGATTGCGGTGCACAAGGAAGCGGAAAACTTCAAGCTCGACAACCAGAAGACGGCCAACTCACCCGTGCCGTTCCACCCTGGCGCGGTGAAGTATTTCACCGAAAAGGGTCTCAAGTTCAACTAA